A genomic stretch from Arachis stenosperma cultivar V10309 chromosome 3, arast.V10309.gnm1.PFL2, whole genome shotgun sequence includes:
- the LOC130970738 gene encoding glyoxylase I 4-like: MHTCMLTHLLYIYIYKIATHFTSITLTNVTIMQNQQEEEKIKRYNNNNKHDEKAEDEGHDKETAAPLLALNHVSRLCRNVKESIEFYTKVLGFVPIERPQVLDFEGAWLFNYGVGIHLVQSNHEDRLPSDPQHLDPQDNHISFQCEDMEEMERKLKEMNIKYKKGTLETEEGIAIDQLFFKDPDGFMVEICNCENLKLVPTDSLGKIKLPMDRHTPPVDTNRNNDAAN; this comes from the exons ATGCATACATGCATGCTTACACATCTACTCTACATCTATATCTATAAAATAGCTACTCATTTCACATCAATCACATTAACTAATGTTACAATAATGCAAAATCAACAAGAGGAGgaaaaaatcaaaagatataataataataacaagcATGATGAAAAAGCAGAAGATGAAGGGCATGATAAGGAGACGGCAGCCCCGTTATTAGCATTGAACCATGTTTCGAGGCTCTGTAGAAACGTGAAGGAGTCCATAGAGTTCTACACAAAAGTGCTGGGGTTTGTTCCTATTGAGAGGCCTCAGGTTCTGGACTTCGAAGGTGCATGGTTGTTCAACTATGGAGTTGGTATCCACTTGGTTCAATCCAACCACGAAGATCGATTGCCTTCGGATCCTCAACACTTGGATCCTCAGGACAATCATATATCTTTTCAG TGTGAAGATATggaagaaatggaaagaaaattgaaggagatgaacatcaagTACAAGAAAGGGACGCTGGAAACAGAAGAAGGAATAGCAATAGATCAACTTTTCTTTAAGGACCCAGATGGGTTCATGGTTGAAATTTGCAACTGTGAGAATCTCAAACTGGTCCCTACTGATTCACTAGGCAAGATTAAGTTGCCAATGGATCGACACACCCCACCCGTGGACACCAATCGTAATAATGATGCTGCAAATTGA